One segment of Rhodohalobacter mucosus DNA contains the following:
- a CDS encoding NYN domain-containing protein has translation MLKTNMENTPKLAVLIDADNAQAAIIDGLLAEIAKYGTANAKRIYGDWTQPQLRSWKEILLQHSIQPIQQFGYTRGKNSTDSALIIDAMDLLYTGKFDGFCLVSSDSDFTKLAARIREAGLVVYGFGEKKTPEPFVAACDKFIFTEVLQVEDEKDEKTTARRKKSTNQLKQDTKLINLIRNAVDAASDESGWAHLAPVGSYMSKASAEFDPRNYGYNKLGELISATKLFDMEERKIGDGQSKAIYVRDKRK, from the coding sequence ATGTTAAAGACGAACATGGAGAATACTCCTAAACTGGCGGTATTAATAGACGCTGATAATGCACAGGCCGCCATTATTGACGGACTGCTGGCCGAAATCGCAAAATATGGAACCGCAAATGCAAAACGTATCTACGGCGACTGGACACAGCCGCAGCTGCGAAGCTGGAAGGAGATCCTTCTTCAGCACTCCATTCAGCCCATTCAGCAGTTCGGCTATACCCGCGGAAAGAATTCGACCGACAGCGCCCTGATTATTGACGCCATGGATCTTCTCTACACCGGAAAGTTCGATGGCTTTTGCCTGGTATCAAGCGACAGCGACTTTACCAAGCTGGCCGCCAGGATTCGTGAAGCGGGGCTCGTGGTGTATGGTTTCGGTGAGAAAAAGACTCCTGAACCTTTCGTGGCCGCCTGCGACAAGTTCATCTTTACGGAGGTTCTGCAGGTAGAGGATGAAAAGGATGAGAAAACAACTGCCAGACGCAAGAAATCCACAAATCAGCTGAAGCAGGATACCAAGCTGATCAACCTGATCCGCAATGCTGTGGATGCTGCGTCGGATGAGAGCGGGTGGGCCCACTTGGCCCCGGTTGGAAGCTATATGTCGAAAGCTTCCGCCGAATTTGATCCCAGGAACTACGGGTACAACAAACTGGGCGAGCTGATCTCAGCTACCAAGCTGTTTGATATGGAGGAGCGAAAAATCGGAGACGGACAGTCGAAAGCCATTTACGTCCGGGATAAACGTAAATAG
- a CDS encoding efflux RND transporter permease subunit — protein sequence MTNKLIRFFLENKLIAVLLFLTLAGWGLSTAPFDWDIGFLPRNPVPVDAIPDIGDNQQIVFTEWPGRSPQDIEDQITYPLTTQLLGLPGVKTVRSNSMFGFSSINVIFEDDAEFYWSRTRILEKLNSLPGGTLPEGVQPTLGPDATALGQIFWYTLEGYDSEGNPAGGWDPQELRSVQDFQVKYALSSVEGVAEVASIGGYVKEYQVEIDPAAMREADVTVLQIAEAVRKSNLDVGARTIEMNRAEYLVRGLGYIESLEDLEGSVVAVNGNTPIKISDVARVQMGPAQRRGALDKAGAEAVGGVIVARYGENPLEVINNVKAEIERIKSGLPSKELSDGTVSQVTIVPFYDRTGLIYETLGTLEEALTLQILITIIVIIVMVMHLRTSIVISALLPLAVLMSFIMMKYFGVDANVVALAGIAISIGTVVDMGIILTENMLRHMEEKDREEPLLETIYRATTEVSPAVITALLTTIVSFLPVFMLEAQEGRLFGPLAWTKTFILIAALVIVITLIPAFSHRLFSLTIDKRRWKIFWNGVMITGGLIVALTVYGWGGLILIALGTNNLIGIYREEYRPLSPRVNTGIILLGVVWLLAGQWLPLGPENPISLSMIFIILIIGVIFGLLWLFMKYYEQILTRALRKKRVFLLLPVLILIVGLMGWRGFDTTFRYVAEGFDTIGIEIDDTSAWTALEQRFPGLGQEFMPTLDEGSFLLMPTTMPHAGLEESLQMMQEMDMRIASIPEVETVTGKVGRVESALDPAPISMFENIIQYKSEYKTDDRGRRIRFKTENGDFVRDECGNLIPDRNGRYYRQWRDQIKSPDDIWAEIVTASDIPGVTSAPQLQPIETRLIMLQTGMRANMGIRISGPGLDVIDGFATDLERIVREVDGVRPASVFAERIAGKPYLEIDINRDDIARYGMTIADVQQVITTAIGGQALGMTVEGRERYPIRVRYAREYRNTPEMMNRILVPSPNGSQIPLGQLADIRFETGPVTIRSENTFLSAYVTFDSQTGLSSVDVVNRVRRDLDERISEGSLAIPDGISYTFEGEFKNQQRAADRLSVVLPITLMIIFLIIWFQFRSTPVTLIVFSGIVLVWAGGFILLWLYGQDWFFNFSLFGTELREFFHMGTINMSVAVWVGFLALFGIAVDNGVVMATYLNQLFERKNPQNRENIYATAVEAGMRRVRPCLMTTGTTLLALLPILTSAGKGSEIMIPMAIPIFGGMLVQVLSLLLVPLLYAMWKESGLQTVNKLEDEV from the coding sequence ATGACGAATAAACTTATACGCTTTTTTCTCGAGAACAAACTGATCGCCGTGCTGTTATTTCTGACGCTGGCAGGGTGGGGACTATCCACGGCTCCGTTCGACTGGGATATCGGATTCCTTCCCCGTAATCCGGTGCCGGTCGATGCCATACCCGATATTGGAGATAATCAGCAAATTGTATTCACGGAGTGGCCCGGACGTTCCCCGCAGGATATTGAGGATCAGATTACCTACCCGCTTACCACACAGCTATTGGGACTACCCGGCGTTAAAACCGTTCGGAGTAATTCCATGTTCGGCTTTTCATCCATCAATGTCATATTTGAAGATGATGCAGAGTTTTACTGGAGCAGAACCCGCATACTTGAGAAACTGAACTCCCTCCCCGGCGGCACATTGCCAGAGGGTGTACAGCCCACACTGGGGCCGGATGCAACCGCACTGGGGCAAATCTTCTGGTATACCCTTGAGGGGTACGATTCTGAAGGGAATCCCGCCGGGGGCTGGGACCCTCAGGAACTTCGGTCTGTGCAGGATTTTCAGGTAAAATATGCCCTTTCATCGGTTGAAGGTGTGGCTGAAGTGGCCAGCATCGGAGGGTATGTAAAGGAGTATCAGGTAGAGATCGACCCGGCTGCAATGCGTGAAGCGGACGTCACGGTGCTTCAAATTGCAGAGGCCGTACGAAAGAGCAATCTGGATGTGGGAGCCCGAACCATTGAGATGAACCGCGCAGAGTACCTCGTTCGGGGGCTCGGTTACATCGAGTCTCTGGAAGACCTGGAGGGGAGCGTTGTAGCCGTTAACGGCAACACTCCTATAAAGATCAGCGATGTAGCCCGCGTACAAATGGGTCCTGCACAACGCAGGGGTGCGCTCGACAAAGCCGGTGCTGAAGCTGTGGGCGGCGTTATCGTAGCGCGATATGGTGAGAACCCGCTTGAGGTGATCAATAATGTAAAAGCCGAAATCGAGAGGATTAAATCCGGACTCCCATCCAAAGAGTTGTCAGACGGGACAGTCTCACAAGTAACCATAGTACCGTTTTACGACCGTACAGGACTCATTTACGAAACTCTTGGCACCCTGGAGGAAGCCCTTACCCTGCAGATTCTGATCACCATCATCGTGATCATCGTCATGGTGATGCATCTTAGAACATCTATCGTGATCTCTGCACTGCTGCCTCTTGCCGTTCTGATGAGTTTTATCATGATGAAGTATTTCGGTGTGGATGCCAATGTGGTGGCTTTGGCCGGTATTGCAATATCCATCGGTACCGTTGTGGATATGGGCATTATACTCACTGAAAACATGCTCCGCCACATGGAGGAAAAAGACCGGGAAGAACCGCTTCTTGAGACCATCTATCGTGCAACAACAGAAGTAAGTCCCGCTGTGATCACAGCGCTGTTAACCACTATTGTCAGTTTCCTGCCCGTATTTATGCTGGAAGCGCAGGAAGGGCGACTATTCGGACCATTGGCCTGGACCAAAACATTTATCCTAATTGCTGCACTGGTGATCGTTATCACCCTGATCCCCGCATTCTCTCACCGGCTTTTTTCACTAACGATTGATAAAAGGCGCTGGAAGATCTTCTGGAACGGTGTGATGATTACCGGCGGATTGATAGTTGCACTCACCGTTTACGGCTGGGGCGGACTGATACTGATCGCACTTGGCACCAATAATCTTATCGGGATTTATCGTGAAGAGTACAGGCCGCTGTCACCGCGGGTCAATACCGGCATTATCCTTCTGGGGGTCGTCTGGCTTCTTGCCGGTCAGTGGCTGCCGCTCGGTCCTGAAAACCCGATCTCCCTCAGTATGATATTTATCATCTTGATAATCGGTGTGATTTTCGGCCTCCTGTGGCTCTTCATGAAATATTACGAGCAGATTCTTACCCGTGCCCTAAGGAAAAAAAGGGTGTTTTTGTTGCTTCCTGTTCTCATTCTGATCGTTGGCCTCATGGGATGGAGGGGGTTTGACACCACTTTTCGCTATGTGGCCGAAGGATTCGATACAATTGGGATCGAAATTGATGATACCTCAGCATGGACCGCATTGGAGCAACGTTTTCCCGGACTGGGTCAGGAGTTCATGCCCACACTGGATGAGGGTTCTTTCCTGCTGATGCCCACCACCATGCCTCATGCAGGGTTGGAGGAGTCACTGCAGATGATGCAGGAAATGGATATGCGAATCGCGTCTATTCCGGAAGTGGAAACCGTGACAGGAAAAGTCGGGCGGGTGGAATCGGCCCTCGACCCAGCGCCAATTTCCATGTTCGAAAATATTATCCAGTACAAAAGTGAGTACAAGACGGATGATCGTGGACGCCGGATTCGGTTTAAAACTGAAAACGGTGACTTTGTCCGGGATGAATGCGGTAACCTGATACCGGACCGTAACGGGCGATACTACCGCCAATGGCGCGATCAAATCAAATCGCCGGATGATATCTGGGCGGAAATTGTGACAGCTTCCGACATACCGGGAGTCACCTCTGCACCACAGCTTCAGCCGATTGAAACGCGCCTGATCATGCTGCAAACCGGTATGCGGGCCAATATGGGAATACGAATAAGCGGGCCAGGCCTTGATGTTATTGACGGGTTTGCCACAGACCTGGAACGCATCGTCAGGGAGGTGGATGGAGTCCGCCCTGCATCAGTCTTCGCAGAACGCATCGCAGGAAAACCCTATTTAGAGATTGACATCAACCGCGATGATATTGCGCGATATGGAATGACCATTGCCGACGTCCAGCAGGTCATCACTACAGCCATTGGAGGGCAGGCGCTTGGAATGACTGTCGAAGGGCGGGAACGTTATCCGATACGTGTCAGGTATGCACGGGAGTACCGCAATACACCGGAAATGATGAATCGGATACTTGTGCCCTCACCAAACGGCAGCCAGATTCCGCTGGGGCAGCTTGCCGATATACGGTTCGAAACCGGTCCGGTGACTATTCGGAGTGAAAACACATTTTTAAGCGCCTACGTCACGTTCGACAGCCAGACAGGATTATCATCTGTGGATGTTGTAAATCGAGTTCGCAGAGATCTGGATGAGCGAATCAGTGAGGGGTCCTTAGCCATTCCCGATGGAATCAGCTACACGTTCGAAGGTGAATTCAAAAATCAACAGAGAGCGGCCGACCGTTTATCCGTTGTCCTTCCGATTACGCTGATGATCATATTTTTGATCATCTGGTTCCAGTTCAGGTCAACTCCGGTTACACTCATTGTCTTTTCAGGAATAGTACTTGTGTGGGCCGGCGGATTTATACTGCTTTGGCTTTACGGGCAGGACTGGTTTTTCAATTTTTCGCTATTTGGAACTGAGCTGCGCGAATTTTTCCACATGGGCACCATCAACATGAGCGTAGCGGTATGGGTCGGTTTTTTGGCTCTTTTCGGTATCGCCGTGGATAACGGAGTGGTGATGGCAACCTATCTCAATCAGTTATTTGAGCGAAAAAACCCACAAAATCGCGAAAACATCTATGCCACAGCTGTAGAAGCGGGCATGCGCAGGGTTCGTCCCTGCCTCATGACTACGGGCACCACACTTCTGGCACTGCTACCCATACTTACATCTGCCGGAAAAGGATCTGAAATCATGATTCCCATGGCGATCCCCATTTTTGGAGGAATGCTGGTCCAGGTATTAAGCCTGCTGCTGGTTCCGCTGCTGTATGCGATGTGGAAGGAGTCTGGTTTACAAACTGTGAATAAATTGGAGGATGAGGTATGA
- a CDS encoding TolC family protein produces the protein MITTFTQAASAQFQETYPQLEEYLRIAVDQNPELRSLRYLYEAEREKARETGILPDPELNIRYDFNPMMPESQLGRFSLSAMQMFPWIGTLDARKQAQIHTAEVQRSLIDSRQLEILRDIRITWLDIAEVTQHMRIADQTLQLVGDLEQLVEIRYETARTSQADILRIQMEKQRIQNRIRNLEDRLAPLLASFNELLNRERDEEVNTSEPQQLPGPAYPAEEIAGLARDQNPVFETLRLRESALEQQERAAVLSGRPSVGLGLEVMGRDFGPMSMNPNATESFIGMATIRLPIYRAKTSSQKQQISSMLQSVEMQRQQTENRISSELEQALETLRSSNRSIELLNVELIPRARQVLDILSEEYTAGNTAFDELLQIQRELLDLEFERVEAIVNQNKAMARIERLIGGSSLLRGDR, from the coding sequence ATGATAACGACATTCACTCAAGCTGCTTCCGCTCAATTCCAGGAAACATATCCCCAGCTCGAAGAGTATCTCCGGATTGCGGTTGACCAGAACCCGGAGCTGCGATCTCTTCGCTATCTCTATGAAGCCGAGAGAGAAAAAGCCCGGGAAACCGGTATTCTGCCCGATCCGGAGCTGAACATCCGGTACGATTTCAATCCGATGATGCCCGAATCTCAACTGGGCCGGTTTTCGCTGTCGGCAATGCAGATGTTTCCATGGATCGGGACGCTTGATGCCCGTAAGCAGGCTCAGATTCATACAGCGGAAGTACAGCGATCATTGATTGATAGCAGACAGCTGGAAATACTTCGGGATATTCGGATCACCTGGCTCGATATCGCGGAAGTGACACAGCACATGAGAATTGCAGATCAGACGCTTCAGCTTGTGGGAGACCTTGAGCAGCTGGTAGAGATCCGATACGAAACCGCCCGGACCAGCCAGGCTGATATTCTTCGTATTCAGATGGAGAAGCAGAGAATTCAAAACAGAATCAGGAACCTCGAAGACAGGCTTGCGCCCCTGTTGGCCTCATTTAATGAACTCCTGAACAGGGAGAGAGATGAAGAGGTGAATACGTCCGAACCGCAGCAGCTGCCAGGCCCTGCTTATCCGGCTGAAGAGATCGCGGGACTGGCAAGGGATCAAAATCCGGTTTTTGAAACGCTGCGCCTGCGTGAGTCTGCACTTGAACAACAGGAACGGGCCGCCGTGCTCAGCGGGCGGCCGTCCGTTGGGCTGGGTCTTGAGGTTATGGGTCGTGATTTTGGCCCGATGTCCATGAATCCAAACGCCACCGAGAGTTTTATCGGAATGGCTACAATCAGGCTGCCGATTTATCGCGCCAAAACAAGTTCACAGAAGCAGCAAATATCAAGCATGCTGCAATCCGTTGAGATGCAGCGACAGCAAACTGAAAACAGAATTTCGTCTGAACTGGAACAGGCCCTTGAAACTTTGCGGTCTTCGAACAGGTCCATTGAGCTTTTAAATGTAGAATTGATTCCGCGTGCACGTCAGGTGCTCGATATTCTCAGTGAAGAGTACACGGCCGGCAATACCGCTTTTGATGAACTGCTTCAAATTCAGCGCGAACTGCTCGACCTCGAATTTGAACGGGTTGAAGCGATTGTGAATCAGAATAAGGCCATGGCAAGAATAGAGCGATTGATTGGAGGGAGTTCCCTCTTGAGAGGGGACAGATGA